The following coding sequences lie in one Pseudomonas sp. B33.4 genomic window:
- a CDS encoding 4-hydroxyproline epimerase encodes MKQLHVIDSHTGGEPTRLVMTGFPDLPGSTIAEKRDALRTQHDQWRRACLLEPRGNDVLVGALYCAPVSPDATCGVIFFNNAGYLGMCGHGTIGLINSLQYLKKIQPGIHKIDTPVGPVSATLHDDGTVTLGNVPAYRHRKQVPVDVPGFGRVFGDIAYGGNWFFLVSEHGQTLTMDNVEHLTAYTWAMLKALEDQGIYGEDGAVIDHIELFADDDEADSRNFVMCPGKAYDRSPCGTGTSAKLACLAADDKLQPGATWVQASITGSQFEGRFEWDGERVRPFITGRAYMTADSTLLIDEADPFAWGI; translated from the coding sequence ATGAAACAACTACACGTCATTGATTCCCACACCGGCGGTGAACCCACGCGTCTGGTGATGACAGGCTTCCCCGATCTGCCCGGCAGCACCATCGCCGAAAAACGTGACGCCTTGCGCACTCAGCATGATCAATGGCGCCGCGCCTGCCTGCTGGAGCCGCGCGGCAACGATGTGCTGGTCGGCGCGTTGTATTGCGCGCCGGTCTCGCCGGACGCGACTTGCGGAGTGATTTTCTTCAACAACGCCGGTTATCTCGGTATGTGCGGCCACGGCACGATTGGCCTGATCAATTCGTTGCAGTACTTGAAAAAAATTCAGCCGGGCATCCACAAAATCGATACACCAGTCGGCCCGGTCAGCGCCACGTTGCATGACGACGGAACCGTCACCTTGGGCAACGTACCCGCCTATCGACATCGCAAACAGGTGCCGGTGGATGTGCCGGGATTCGGCCGCGTCTTCGGTGATATCGCCTATGGCGGTAACTGGTTCTTCCTCGTTTCCGAGCACGGGCAAACGTTGACGATGGACAACGTCGAACACCTCACCGCGTACACCTGGGCCATGCTCAAGGCTCTCGAAGACCAAGGCATTTACGGCGAAGACGGCGCGGTGATCGACCACATCGAACTGTTTGCCGATGACGACGAAGCCGACAGCCGCAACTTCGTCATGTGCCCCGGCAAAGCCTACGACCGCTCACCGTGCGGCACCGGCACCAGCGCCAAACTCGCCTGCCTCGCCGCCGACGACAAGCTGCAACCCGGCGCCACCTGGGTGCAGGCGAGCATCACCGGCAGCCAGTTCGAAGGCCGCTTCGAATGGGACGGCGAACGAGTCCGCCCGTTCATCACCGGCCGCGCTTACATGACCGCCGACAGCACCTTGCTGATCGACGAAGCAGACCCGTTTGCGTGGGGCATCTGA
- a CDS encoding dihydrodipicolinate synthase family protein produces the protein MSDNIFTGCMPALMTPCTAQRKPDFDALVAKGRELIDIGMSAVVYCGSMGDWPLLTEAERQEGVARLVAAGIPTIVGTGAVNSREAVSHAAHAAKVGAQGLMVIPRVLSRGASVTAQKAYFAAILQAAPNLPAVIYNSPYYGFATRADLFFELRREYPNLIGFKEFGGGADLRYAAENITSKDDDVTLMVGVDTQVVHGFVNCNATGAITGIGNALPREVLQLVALSKQAAKGDAKARRQARELESALAVLSSFDEGCDLVLYYKHLMVLNGDKEYTLHFNETDTLSDSQRRYAEKQYSLFRHWYENWSAEQSFA, from the coding sequence ATGAGCGACAACATCTTCACCGGTTGCATGCCGGCCCTGATGACCCCGTGCACCGCCCAGCGCAAACCCGACTTCGATGCGCTGGTGGCCAAGGGTCGCGAGCTGATCGATATCGGCATGAGCGCCGTGGTCTATTGCGGCTCGATGGGCGACTGGCCGCTGCTGACCGAAGCCGAACGTCAGGAAGGCGTGGCGCGTCTGGTCGCTGCCGGGATACCAACCATTGTCGGAACCGGCGCAGTGAACTCTCGTGAAGCGGTTTCCCACGCGGCCCACGCGGCAAAAGTCGGCGCTCAGGGCCTGATGGTAATTCCCCGCGTGCTGTCCCGTGGCGCTTCGGTCACTGCGCAAAAGGCCTACTTTGCGGCAATTCTGCAAGCCGCGCCAAACCTGCCGGCGGTGATCTACAACAGCCCTTACTACGGCTTCGCCACCCGTGCCGATCTGTTCTTCGAACTGCGTCGCGAGTACCCGAACCTGATTGGCTTCAAGGAGTTTGGCGGTGGCGCAGACCTGCGCTACGCCGCCGAAAACATCACCTCCAAGGACGATGACGTGACCTTGATGGTCGGCGTCGACACCCAAGTGGTCCACGGTTTCGTCAACTGCAACGCCACCGGCGCGATCACCGGTATCGGCAACGCCCTGCCCCGCGAGGTGCTGCAACTGGTGGCGCTGAGCAAGCAGGCGGCCAAGGGTGATGCCAAGGCCCGTCGTCAGGCGCGGGAACTGGAATCGGCGCTGGCCGTGTTGTCGTCGTTCGATGAGGGCTGCGATCTGGTGCTGTATTACAAGCACCTGATGGTGCTCAACGGCGACAAGGAATACACCCTGCACTTCAACGAAACCGATACGTTGAGCGATTCGCAGCGGCGTTATGCCGAGAAGCAGTATTCGCTGTTCCGTCACTGGTACGAGAACTGGTCGGCGGAACAGAGTTTCGCCTGA
- a CDS encoding aldehyde dehydrogenase (NADP(+)): MTLTGHMLIGQHTVAGHRAAIRGINPATNETLEPAYAGGSAEHVEQACALAWAAFDVYRETALNVRAEFLESIAMEIEAVGDELIDRAHAETGLPRARLLGERGRTCQQLRMFARTVRAGEWLDVRVDSAQPQRQPLPRADLRQRQIALGPVAVFGASNFPLAFSVAGGDTASALAAGCPVIVKAHSAHPGTSELIGRAVARAVKNSGLPEGVFSLLYGSGREVGIALVTDPRIKAVGFTGSRSGGLALIQAAQARPEPIPVYAEMSSINPVLLFPAALDNRTQALAEGFVASLTLGAGQFCTNPGLVIALKGPALDRFIAAISEIIQRSPAQTMLTPGIFSAYQSAVNALAENAAAHFSGVGQNGSGPNQCQAHLFVTDAADFLTDHKLQAEAFGAAALIVQCSSEAEIRQLCEHLEGQLTATLHLDDQDLEQARALLPTLERKAGRLLVNGWPTGVEVCDAMVHGGPFPATSDARATSVGTAAILRFLRPVCYQDFPDSLLPVALKQANPLQLRRLLNGQREAQRYGE, from the coding sequence ATGACTCTGACGGGCCACATGCTGATCGGACAGCACACGGTTGCTGGCCATCGCGCCGCCATTCGCGGGATCAATCCGGCTACCAATGAAACGCTGGAGCCCGCGTATGCCGGTGGATCGGCCGAGCATGTCGAACAGGCCTGTGCGCTGGCCTGGGCAGCGTTCGATGTTTATCGCGAGACGGCGCTGAATGTTCGCGCTGAATTTCTCGAAAGCATTGCCATGGAAATCGAAGCCGTCGGCGATGAACTGATCGACCGCGCCCACGCCGAAACCGGCCTGCCGCGCGCGCGCCTGCTAGGTGAACGCGGGCGCACTTGCCAACAATTAAGAATGTTCGCCCGCACGGTCCGCGCCGGTGAGTGGCTGGATGTGCGCGTCGATAGCGCACAACCGCAACGCCAGCCTTTGCCACGCGCGGATCTGCGTCAGCGTCAGATCGCGCTGGGGCCGGTCGCGGTGTTTGGTGCGAGCAATTTTCCGCTGGCATTTTCCGTGGCGGGCGGTGACACCGCGTCAGCATTGGCCGCCGGTTGCCCGGTGATCGTCAAGGCGCACAGCGCGCATCCCGGCACCAGCGAACTGATCGGTCGCGCAGTTGCTCGGGCGGTAAAAAACTCTGGCTTGCCGGAAGGCGTGTTCTCGTTGCTGTACGGTTCCGGCCGCGAAGTGGGCATCGCACTGGTCACAGATCCACGGATCAAAGCGGTGGGTTTCACCGGTTCGCGCAGCGGTGGCCTGGCGCTGATTCAAGCGGCGCAGGCCAGACCCGAACCGATTCCGGTGTACGCGGAAATGAGTTCGATCAACCCGGTGCTGCTGTTTCCGGCGGCGCTGGACAATCGCACGCAAGCGTTGGCTGAAGGGTTTGTGGCCTCGCTGACACTCGGCGCGGGCCAGTTCTGCACCAATCCGGGCTTGGTGATCGCCTTGAAAGGACCGGCGCTGGACAGGTTTATTGCCGCCATCAGCGAGATCATTCAACGCAGTCCGGCGCAGACGATGCTGACACCGGGCATTTTCAGCGCTTACCAATCTGCCGTGAATGCACTGGCTGAGAATGCCGCAGCGCACTTCAGCGGTGTGGGTCAGAACGGCAGCGGCCCGAACCAATGTCAGGCGCACCTGTTCGTCACAGATGCTGCCGACTTTCTTACCGATCACAAGCTGCAAGCCGAAGCGTTCGGCGCGGCTGCGCTGATCGTGCAATGCAGCAGTGAAGCTGAAATCCGCCAGCTCTGCGAACACCTGGAAGGCCAGTTGACCGCCACGTTGCACCTGGATGACCAAGACCTTGAACAGGCGCGCGCATTGCTGCCAACCCTGGAACGCAAGGCCGGCCGCCTGCTGGTCAACGGTTGGCCAACCGGGGTCGAGGTGTGTGACGCGATGGTGCATGGCGGGCCTTTCCCGGCCACCTCCGATGCCCGCGCAACATCAGTCGGTACAGCGGCGATCCTGCGTTTCCTGCGACCGGTCTGCTATCAGGATTTCCCCGACAGCTTGCTGCCTGTCGCACTGAAACAGGCTAATCCGCTGCAATTGCGGCGTCTGCTCAATGGGCAAAGGGAAGCGCAGCGCTATGGCGAGTAA
- a CDS encoding FAD-dependent oxidoreductase — protein MASNVSHDIAVVGAGIIGVACALRLARQGLRVVVIDQQPPGHGASFGNAGHLATEQVFPIADASILKRLPAMLMDPMGPLRLDWKYLPRALPWFTRLLLNLRPAPFQNTVAGLRALNESSLEAWQRLLADIQRPDLLKVDGSLLVFERPESRQAIQALQARLHQQQVPVDYWQANGIRDTAPQLSEQIQGGLFFPRTGHFIDPYRVVCELVEAAKASGVSFVQQQVQGGYVQEHGVSLITGNDGLTASRVLIACGAHSAKLTAALTGKKVPLDTERGYHLMLPQEHDRLPFPVTSLERKFIMTPMTEGLRLAGTVEFAGLEKSPSMERAWQLHRLSQGLFRKDLSAEAATPWMGFRPSLPDSLPVIDQVCEGKVLLAFGHQHLGLTQAAVTAEMVVRMAGAGTIPAFALPKTDSYRLTRFW, from the coding sequence ATGGCGAGTAACGTCTCCCACGACATCGCTGTGGTCGGGGCCGGCATCATCGGCGTCGCCTGTGCATTGCGTCTGGCTCGTCAGGGCTTGCGCGTGGTGGTGATCGATCAGCAGCCACCCGGCCACGGCGCCTCGTTTGGCAATGCTGGCCATCTGGCGACCGAACAGGTGTTTCCGATTGCCGACGCGTCCATCCTCAAGCGCCTGCCCGCCATGTTGATGGACCCGATGGGGCCGTTGCGGCTGGACTGGAAGTACCTGCCGCGCGCCTTGCCATGGTTCACCCGCCTGCTGCTGAATCTGCGCCCGGCGCCGTTTCAGAACACCGTGGCAGGCTTGCGTGCCCTGAATGAAAGCAGCCTTGAGGCTTGGCAGCGCTTGCTCGCCGACATCCAGCGACCGGACCTGCTGAAGGTCGATGGTTCGTTACTGGTGTTCGAACGTCCCGAATCGCGTCAGGCAATCCAGGCATTACAGGCTCGCCTGCATCAGCAGCAGGTGCCGGTCGACTACTGGCAAGCCAACGGCATACGCGACACCGCGCCGCAACTCAGCGAACAGATTCAGGGCGGTTTGTTCTTCCCACGCACCGGGCATTTCATCGATCCGTATCGCGTGGTGTGTGAACTGGTCGAAGCGGCCAAAGCCAGTGGTGTGAGTTTTGTCCAGCAACAGGTTCAGGGCGGCTACGTGCAGGAACACGGCGTTTCGCTGATCACCGGCAATGACGGTCTGACTGCCAGCCGCGTGCTCATCGCCTGCGGTGCGCACTCAGCGAAACTCACCGCCGCCCTCACTGGCAAAAAAGTACCGCTGGACACCGAGCGCGGATACCACCTGATGCTGCCTCAGGAACACGATCGCTTGCCCTTCCCCGTCACCTCGCTGGAACGCAAGTTCATCATGACGCCGATGACCGAAGGGCTGCGTCTGGCCGGCACTGTCGAGTTCGCCGGACTGGAAAAATCGCCGAGCATGGAACGCGCGTGGCAGTTGCATCGGTTGAGTCAGGGCTTGTTTCGCAAGGATCTGAGTGCTGAAGCGGCGACGCCGTGGATGGGTTTTCGTCCGTCGTTGCCGGATTCGTTGCCGGTGATTGATCAGGTGTGTGAGGGCAAGGTGTTGCTTGCGTTCGGGCATCAGCATCTGGGGCTGACGCAGGCGGCGGTGACGGCGGAGATGGTGGTGCGGATGGCCGGCGCAGGCACAATCCCGGCATTTGCTTTGCCGAAAACCGACTCCTACAGACTGACGCGTTTCTGGTGA
- a CDS encoding oxidoreductase yields the protein MTHTKTLFITGVSSGFGHALATEAFAAGHRVIGTVRSETDLQKFQALSPDNACGVLLDVTDFERIDSVIAQVEATHGPIDVLVNNAGYGHEGVFEESPLQEMRRQFDVNVFGAVAMIKACLPFFRERRAGHILNITSMGGTITMPGIAYYCGSKFALEGISDTLSKELRPFNIFVTAVAPGSFRTDWAGRSMQRTERSIADYDASFDPIRQAREAKSGKQLGDPQKAAQAMLQIIDCAEPPAHLLLGSDALGLVRDRLQQALDEIDKWQALSCSTDH from the coding sequence ATGACTCACACTAAAACCCTGTTCATCACCGGCGTCAGCAGCGGTTTCGGCCATGCGCTGGCCACAGAGGCGTTTGCCGCAGGCCACCGTGTCATCGGCACGGTGCGCAGTGAAACTGATCTGCAAAAGTTCCAGGCACTGTCCCCGGACAACGCTTGCGGCGTGCTGCTGGATGTCACTGATTTCGAGCGGATCGACAGTGTCATTGCGCAAGTCGAAGCCACACACGGCCCCATCGACGTGCTGGTCAATAACGCCGGTTATGGCCACGAAGGCGTCTTCGAAGAATCGCCCTTGCAGGAGATGCGCCGTCAGTTCGACGTCAACGTGTTCGGTGCGGTGGCGATGATCAAAGCCTGTTTGCCGTTCTTCCGCGAGCGCCGCGCGGGGCATATCCTCAACATCACCTCCATGGGCGGCACCATCACGATGCCGGGCATCGCCTATTACTGCGGCAGTAAATTTGCCCTCGAAGGGATCTCCGATACCCTGAGCAAGGAGCTGCGGCCATTCAACATATTCGTCACTGCCGTGGCGCCGGGCTCGTTCCGTACCGATTGGGCGGGCCGTTCGATGCAACGCACCGAGCGCAGCATTGCCGACTACGACGCCAGTTTCGACCCAATCCGCCAAGCCCGGGAAGCAAAAAGCGGCAAGCAGCTCGGCGACCCGCAGAAGGCTGCGCAAGCGATGCTGCAGATTATCGACTGTGCCGAGCCTCCCGCCCATTTGCTCCTCGGCAGTGATGCGTTGGGGCTGGTGCGTGACCGCCTGCAACAGGCGCTCGACGAGATTGATAAATGGCAAGCGCTGAGCTGCTCCACCGATCACTGA
- a CDS encoding AraC family transcriptional regulator translates to MMQADGSTARMVQLMEVLAPVEGYNLSALDDVRFLRSNRPLTRTPVLYDPGIVILCQGRKRGYLGEDTYVYDAQHYLVVSVPIPFTMETDATAAEPMLAIYMQLDFQLASELMLQVDEVHGLSDAEPKGMYASPMDDALRTTTLRFLEAMSVAGEAQILGPALVREIYYRILTGEQGGSMRAALHRRGHFGKVSRAIRKIHSCYQQRLDVEQLAHEASMSVPSFHLHFRSVTDTSPMQYLKSTRLHQARLLMLRQAMSASAAAFDVGYESASQFSREFKRFFGRTPQAEIEWMKATYSLPPPTTPSEFVSSH, encoded by the coding sequence ATGATGCAGGCCGATGGCAGCACCGCGCGCATGGTGCAACTGATGGAAGTTCTCGCGCCGGTCGAGGGCTACAACCTCAGCGCGCTCGATGACGTGCGCTTCCTGCGCTCGAATCGCCCACTGACCCGCACTCCGGTGTTGTACGACCCCGGCATTGTCATCCTCTGCCAGGGTCGCAAGCGCGGTTATCTGGGTGAGGACACCTACGTCTATGACGCGCAGCATTATCTGGTGGTGTCCGTGCCCATCCCCTTCACCATGGAAACCGACGCCACGGCAGCCGAGCCGATGCTCGCGATTTACATGCAACTGGACTTTCAGTTGGCCAGCGAGTTGATGTTGCAAGTCGATGAAGTGCATGGCCTCAGCGATGCTGAGCCAAAAGGCATGTACGCCTCGCCGATGGACGATGCGCTGCGCACCACGACCTTGCGTTTTCTCGAGGCAATGAGCGTCGCCGGTGAAGCGCAAATTCTCGGGCCGGCGCTGGTACGTGAGATCTATTACCGCATTCTCACGGGCGAGCAAGGTGGTTCAATGCGTGCCGCGCTGCATCGGCGCGGGCATTTCGGCAAGGTGAGCCGGGCGATCCGCAAGATTCACAGCTGTTATCAGCAGCGCCTCGACGTCGAGCAACTGGCCCACGAAGCGAGCATGAGCGTGCCGAGTTTTCACCTGCACTTTCGCAGTGTGACCGACACCTCGCCGATGCAGTACCTGAAGTCGACACGCCTGCATCAGGCGCGGCTGCTGATGCTGCGCCAGGCCATGAGCGCATCGGCGGCAGCGTTCGACGTCGGTTATGAAAGCGCCTCGCAATTCAGTCGCGAGTTCAAACGGTTTTTCGGCCGGACGCCGCAGGCGGAAATTGAATGGATGAAGGCGACGTACTCATTGCCGCCGCCGACAACGCCTTCCGAGTTCGTTTCGTCGCACTAG
- a CDS encoding DUF2945 domain-containing protein: MSTSFKVGDAVHWNSEAGEIHGKVVKVHTRDVEFMGRHRPASKDEPQYEVKSDKTGHLAMHHGAALHPAK; this comes from the coding sequence ATGAGCACGTCATTCAAGGTCGGCGACGCGGTTCACTGGAACAGCGAGGCTGGCGAGATTCACGGCAAGGTGGTCAAGGTGCACACCCGGGATGTCGAGTTCATGGGCCGCCATCGGCCTGCTTCCAAGGACGAGCCGCAGTACGAAGTCAAAAGTGACAAGACCGGGCATCTGGCGATGCACCACGGCGCGGCGCTTCATCCCGCGAAATGA
- a CDS encoding Gfo/Idh/MocA family oxidoreductase, which translates to MQPIRLGLVGYGKIAQDQHVPAILANRAFRLVSVATQGKPCAGVENFQSLSELLENGPPVDAIAFCTPPQGRFALVQQALAAGKHVLVEKPPCATLGEALALVDQAAEQGVSALFAWHSRYAPGIEAARDWLASRTLQSVQIDWKEDVRKWHPGQTWIWQPGGLGVFDPGINALSIVTHLLALPLFVESAELRVPSNCQSPMAASIKMADARRLDVRAEFDFDHGHDELWSIEVRCAEGVLRLDNGGALLSIDGVRQAVSEEGEYAAVYQHFQQLIGDKTSDVDVQPLRLVADSFFVGSRVLVEAFYD; encoded by the coding sequence ATGCAACCAATCCGTCTCGGTCTGGTGGGCTACGGCAAGATTGCCCAGGATCAACACGTCCCGGCAATCCTCGCCAATCGCGCATTCCGCCTGGTCTCCGTCGCCACCCAAGGCAAGCCTTGTGCTGGCGTGGAAAACTTCCAATCGTTGAGTGAGTTGCTGGAAAACGGCCCGCCGGTGGATGCGATTGCCTTCTGCACGCCGCCGCAAGGACGCTTTGCGCTGGTGCAGCAGGCGTTGGCCGCCGGCAAACATGTGCTGGTGGAAAAGCCGCCGTGTGCCACGTTGGGTGAGGCATTGGCCTTGGTCGATCAGGCCGCAGAGCAGGGCGTCAGCGCTTTGTTTGCCTGGCATTCACGCTACGCGCCCGGTATCGAAGCCGCTCGCGACTGGCTCGCCTCGCGCACTTTGCAAAGCGTGCAGATCGACTGGAAAGAAGATGTACGCAAATGGCACCCCGGCCAAACGTGGATCTGGCAACCCGGTGGCCTCGGCGTATTCGATCCGGGCATCAATGCCTTGTCGATCGTCACTCATTTACTGGCGCTGCCGCTGTTTGTCGAATCGGCCGAACTGCGCGTACCGAGCAACTGCCAGTCACCGATGGCTGCGTCGATCAAAATGGCTGATGCGCGCCGCCTCGATGTGCGCGCGGAGTTTGATTTTGACCATGGCCATGATGAGCTGTGGAGCATCGAGGTGCGTTGCGCTGAAGGGGTTTTGCGACTGGATAACGGCGGCGCATTGTTAAGCATCGACGGTGTGCGCCAGGCCGTGTCGGAGGAGGGCGAGTACGCGGCGGTGTATCAGCATTTCCAGCAGTTGATCGGCGACAAAACCAGCGACGTCGACGTGCAACCGTTGCGCTTGGTGGCGGACAGTTTTTTTGTCGGCAGTCGGGTGTTGGTTGAGGCGTTTTACGATTAG
- a CDS encoding NAD(P)-dependent alcohol dehydrogenase produces MLVQAYGAHAGDKPLEPMQIKRRAPAAHGVQIDIAFCGICHSDLHQVRAEWAGTQFPCVPGHEIVGRVSAVGAHVSDYKIGDLVGVGCIVDSCKHCDDCESGLENYCDGMIGTYNFPTPDAPGWTLGGYSQNIVVHERYVLRIRHPEAQLAAVAPLLCAGITTYSPLRQWNAGPGKKVGVVGIGGLGHMGIKLAHALGAHVVAFTTSESKREAAKALGADEVVVSRNAEEMAAHAKSFDLILNTVAAPHDLDAFLVLLKRDGALTLVGAPATSHPSPNVFNLIMKRRTIAGSMIGGIAETQEMLDFCAEHGIVSDIELIRADQINESYERMLKGDVKYRFVIDNATLAG; encoded by the coding sequence ATGCTTGTACAAGCCTACGGCGCCCACGCTGGCGACAAACCCCTGGAGCCGATGCAGATCAAGCGTCGCGCGCCGGCCGCCCATGGTGTGCAGATCGACATCGCGTTCTGTGGCATCTGCCATTCCGACCTGCACCAGGTGCGCGCCGAATGGGCCGGTACACAATTTCCTTGCGTACCGGGGCATGAAATCGTTGGCCGCGTTTCGGCCGTTGGCGCCCATGTTTCGGACTACAAAATCGGTGATCTGGTCGGTGTCGGTTGCATTGTCGACAGCTGCAAACATTGCGATGACTGCGAAAGCGGTCTGGAAAACTACTGCGACGGCATGATCGGCACCTACAACTTCCCGACTCCGGACGCACCCGGCTGGACGCTGGGCGGCTATTCGCAAAACATCGTCGTGCATGAACGCTACGTGCTGCGCATCCGCCACCCCGAAGCGCAACTGGCCGCCGTCGCGCCGCTGTTGTGTGCCGGCATCACCACCTACTCGCCACTGCGTCAGTGGAACGCCGGGCCGGGCAAGAAAGTCGGCGTGGTCGGCATCGGCGGCCTTGGCCACATGGGCATCAAACTGGCCCATGCTCTGGGCGCGCACGTTGTTGCGTTCACCACCTCTGAATCCAAGCGTGAAGCGGCCAAGGCGCTGGGTGCCGATGAGGTTGTGGTGTCGCGCAATGCCGAAGAAATGGCCGCGCACGCCAAGAGTTTCGACCTGATCCTCAACACCGTCGCGGCGCCGCACGATCTCGATGCTTTCCTCGTGCTGCTCAAGCGCGATGGTGCATTGACGCTGGTCGGCGCGCCGGCCACCTCGCATCCTTCGCCGAACGTGTTCAACCTGATCATGAAGCGCCGCACGATTGCCGGTTCGATGATCGGCGGCATTGCGGAAACTCAGGAGATGCTCGACTTCTGCGCCGAACACGGCATCGTCTCCGACATCGAACTGATCCGCGCCGACCAGATCAACGAGTCCTACGAGCGCATGCTCAAGGGTGACGTGAAATATCGCTTTGTGATCGACAACGCGACGTTGGCGGGCTAA
- a CDS encoding tRNA (adenine(22)-N(1))-methyltransferase: protein MNEQTLSMRLERVAAHVPAGARLADIGSDHGYLPVALMRRGLIAAAVAVEVASTPFHAAARTVRENDLQQHISVRLADGLAAIESDDGITAITICGMGGETIRDILDSGKARLSGKERLILQPNGGEQPLRLWLMENGYRILSEELLRENRFHYEIIVAERAEPMTYSARELYFGPLHLQTRSPEFLIKWQHKLHHKQKTLSQLAHAQQGLPDGKVQDLTQQTRWISELLA, encoded by the coding sequence TTGAACGAACAGACATTGTCCATGCGCCTTGAGCGCGTGGCTGCACACGTGCCGGCCGGCGCGCGGCTGGCCGATATCGGCTCGGATCACGGCTATCTGCCGGTGGCGCTGATGCGCCGTGGCCTGATCGCAGCGGCCGTGGCGGTTGAAGTCGCGTCGACGCCGTTCCACGCGGCCGCACGCACCGTGCGCGAGAATGATCTGCAGCAGCACATCAGCGTGCGCCTGGCTGATGGTCTGGCTGCCATCGAGTCTGACGACGGGATTACCGCCATCACGATCTGCGGCATGGGCGGTGAAACCATCCGCGACATCCTCGACAGCGGCAAAGCCCGTTTGAGCGGCAAAGAACGCCTGATTCTGCAACCCAATGGCGGCGAACAACCGCTGCGTCTATGGCTGATGGAAAACGGCTACCGCATCCTCAGCGAAGAACTGCTGCGGGAAAACCGTTTCCACTATGAAATCATCGTTGCCGAGCGCGCCGAACCGATGACTTATTCCGCCAGGGAGCTGTACTTCGGCCCCTTGCACCTGCAGACCCGCAGCCCCGAGTTTCTGATCAAGTGGCAACACAAACTTCACCATAAGCAGAAGACACTCAGCCAGCTCGCCCATGCGCAGCAGGGTTTACCGGATGGAAAGGTGCAAGACCTGACGCAACAGACACGCTGGATTAGCGAACTGCTGGCCTGA
- a CDS encoding 4-oxalocrotonate tautomerase family protein, which yields MPFISVRITRDGVTREQKAQVIKEITETMERVLHKDPKLTHIVIEEVDTDNWGYAGSTTTEYRQQLADSQS from the coding sequence ATGCCTTTCATCAGCGTACGCATCACCCGTGACGGCGTGACCCGGGAACAGAAAGCCCAGGTCATCAAGGAAATCACCGAAACGATGGAGCGGGTGCTGCACAAGGATCCGAAACTCACCCACATCGTGATCGAAGAAGTCGACACCGATAACTGGGGTTATGCCGGCAGCACCACCACCGAATATCGCCAGCAGTTAGCGGATTCGCAGTCGTGA
- a CDS encoding DsbA family oxidoreductase, producing MSRTVKIDFVSDVVCPWCALGVTALEQAIQNLAGEVDVELTYKPFELNPDMPAEGEHAIEHMTRKYGRSAEQVADRNAMIIERGEQIGFHFDLEKRSHFHNTFDAHRLLFWAATQGRQRELKQALLKAYFSDGENPNDHATLVTLAGAVGLDSQRAQEVLANAEFSQPVRELERFYQQRGIDSVPAMVLDDKQIIPGSQSVAYYQQALRQAAQVAAHA from the coding sequence GTGAGCCGTACCGTGAAAATCGACTTCGTCTCGGATGTCGTTTGCCCCTGGTGCGCGTTGGGCGTCACTGCGCTGGAGCAAGCGATCCAGAATCTGGCGGGCGAAGTCGACGTGGAGTTGACTTACAAACCGTTCGAACTGAACCCGGACATGCCCGCCGAAGGTGAGCACGCCATCGAGCACATGACGCGCAAATACGGGCGCAGCGCCGAGCAAGTGGCGGATCGCAACGCGATGATCATCGAGCGCGGCGAGCAGATCGGTTTCCACTTCGATCTTGAAAAGCGCAGCCATTTTCACAACACCTTCGATGCTCATCGACTGCTGTTCTGGGCCGCCACACAAGGACGTCAGCGTGAGCTGAAGCAAGCCTTGCTCAAGGCCTACTTCAGCGACGGCGAAAACCCGAATGACCACGCCACGCTGGTGACACTGGCAGGCGCAGTCGGGCTCGACAGTCAGCGTGCGCAAGAGGTGCTGGCCAACGCGGAGTTCAGCCAACCAGTGCGCGAACTTGAACGGTTTTACCAGCAGCGCGGTATCGACTCGGTTCCGGCCATGGTCCTCGATGACAAACAGATCATCCCCGGTTCCCAGTCCGTCGCTTATTACCAGCAAGCGTTACGTCAGGCAGCACAGGTTGCGGCTCACGCCTGA